Proteins co-encoded in one Periophthalmus magnuspinnatus isolate fPerMag1 chromosome 20, fPerMag1.2.pri, whole genome shotgun sequence genomic window:
- the LOC117388636 gene encoding cyclic nucleotide-gated cation channel beta-3 has protein sequence MAAKDAKPNGAKTEDKPAGECVLSGTRAPPRSEMGVTALLWDLTEQEPAPPPTPPPIVVNRYSDDQLRAVVKRMRARLELYKEKATDPFASSPEITPPVTPILGKEEYARVIEERKRQAEEDRIKKEEAEKKKKEEAEKKKQEAEQKKKEEEEKRKAEEALKEVPKVPLKTRVQEAFWSCVDLGLKPVEDMMDPVLGVTIDPFTDRRYIAWLSVVTLAFNYNTWFLTARLCFPYHEDDMVKYWFALDVLADVIYLTDSVLFQPRTQFVKGGDIIKDRVMTKKHYRETERFKMDMISLLPFDLLYYQFGFKSIFRFNRLLKAESFFEFSDRLESIMAKAYIWRVIRTIGYLLFMLHLNACIYYVASDYQGIGKTKWVYSGQGSAYLRCYYYAVRSLINIGGLNEPHTVFEIAFQMTNFFTGVFVFSSLLGQMRDVICAATAGQTYFRTSMDNTVAYMVTNRIPSMVQNRVRTWYTYTWDAQGMLDESELLDKMPLVMRTAIAVDINLETFKKIDLFKGCDQQMLVDMLLRLKSIIYLPGDFVVKKGDIGKEMYIIKSGAVQVVGGPDNSIVFVTLKAGCVFGEISLLQSSKDGGNRRTANVKAYGFANLFVLEKKDLFDILVHYPESQKVLARKGRKLMKAKGPAAAKVEEEKKKGLALFGPKPQTPKLLRAFGGTINRSTVDKLKANT, from the exons ATGGCGGCGAAG GACGCGAAGCCGAATGGAGCCAAGACAGAGGACAAACCGGCGGGTGAGTGCGTTTTGTCTGGGACTCGAGCGCCGCCGCGGTCCGAGATGGGAGTcacggctcttttatgggatctgactGA GCAAGAACCAGCTCCGCCCCCGACTCCGCCCCCCATCGTCGTGAACAGATACTCGGACGACCAGCTCCGAGCCGTCGTCAAACGCATGAGAGCGAGACTGGAGCTGTACAAGGAGAAAGCCACAGACCCGTTCGCCTCGTCTCCAGAGATCACCCCCCCCGTCA CTCCTATACTGGGCAAAGAGGAGTACGCCCGGGTCATCGAGGAGCGAAAACGCCAAGCCGAGGAGGACCGCATCAAAAAGGAGGAGgcggagaagaagaagaaagaggaggcggagaaaaagaaacaggaagcagagcagaagaagaaggaggaggaggagaagaggaaggcaGAGGAGGCCCTGAAGGAGGTGCCCAAAGTCCCACTGAAGACCCGGGTCCAGGAGGCGTTCTGGTCCTGTGTGGACCTGGGGCTGAAGCCGGTGGAGGACATGATGGACCCGGTGCTGGGGGTGACCATCGACCCATTCACag ATCGCCGGTACATCGCGTGGCTCAGTGTAGTGACCTTGGCGTTCAACTATAACACCTGGTTCCTGACGGCTCGGCTGTGTTTCCCGTATCACGAAGACGACATGGTCAAGTACTGGTTTGCTCTGGACGTTCTGGCCGACGTCATCTACCTCACAGACAGCGTGTTGTTTCAGCCACGCACACAGTTTGTCAAAGGAGGCGACATCATA AAAGACCGAGTTATGACCAAGAAGCACTACAGAGAGACCGAGAGATTTaag ATGGACATGATTTCCCTCTTACCCTTTGACCTTTTGTACTACCAGTTTGGCTTCAAATCCATTTTCAGATTCAACCGTCTTCTGAAA GCAGAGTCGTTCTTTGAGTTCAGTGATCGTTTGGAGAGTATCATGGCTAAAGCTTACATCTGGAG AGTGATCCGCACCATCGGGTACCTCCTGTTCATGCTCCATCTGAACGCCTGCATCTACTACGTGGCCTCAGATTATCAGGGCATTGGAAAGACCAAGTGGGTTTATTCTGGACAGGGCAGTGC GTATCTGCGCTGTTACTACTACGCCGTGCGCAGCCTCATCAACATCGGGGGTCTAAACGAGCCCCACACCGTCTTTGAGATCGCCTTTCAGATGACAAACTTTTTCACTGGAGTGTTTGTGTTCTCCAGTTTACTCGGACAG ATGAGGGACGTCATTTGCGCTGCCACCGCTGGACAGACGTATTTCAGAACCTCTATGGACAACACTGTGGCGTACATGGTGACCAACCGCATCCCCTCAATGGTCCAGAACAGAGTCCGCACATGGTACACCTACACCTGGGACGCACAGGGCATGCTGG ACGAGTCGGAGCTGCTGGATAAGATGCCTCTGGTGATGAGGACGGCCATCGCTGTGGACATCAACCTGGAAACGTTCAAAAAGATCGACCTCTTTAAG GGCTGTGATCAGCAGATGTTGGTGGACATGTTGCTGAGGCTCAAGTCTATTATCTATTTACCCGGCGACTTCGTGGTCAAAAAA GGCGACATCGGTAAAGAGATGTACATCATAAAGAGCGGAGCGGTGCAGGTGGTGGGAGGACCCGACAACAGCATCGTGTTTGTGACTCTGAAGGCCGGATGTGTGTTTGGAGAGATCAG TCTACTGCAGTCGTCCAAAGATGGAGGAAACCGGCGAACCGCGAATGTGAAAGCGTACGGCTTCGCTAAcctctttgtgctggagaagaaaGACCTGTTTGACATTCTGGTCCATTATCCAGAGTCGCAGAAAGTCCTGGCCCGGAAAGGAAG AAAACTGATGAAGGCGAAGGGTCCGGCTGCAGCGAAAgtcgaggaggagaagaagaaagggcTGGCGCTGTTTGGCCCGAAGCCGCAGACGCCAAAACTGCTGCGCGCTTTCGGTGGAACCATCAACAGATCCACCGTAGACAAACTGAAG GCGAACACGTGA